A window of Halobellus sp. LT62 contains these coding sequences:
- a CDS encoding bacterio-opsin activator domain-containing protein: MSADGAPDDPAGEPTASADAPVVLVVDDDRDLADTCEYWLREDYEVRVAYGGDAALDLIDEGVDIVLLDRRMPDRSGDEVLAEIDARGLDCRVAMMTAVEPDTDIVEMPFDEYLVKPVDQASVRDTIEELLVRSEFDDRVREYFALASTEAVLDDRDSGELGDPDALDELTARVRELRDERESEIRTRERQLSRIRQINGFLREIDRSLVDATTREDIVRTVCNSFGGSPYDGVWIARYNTVVDTVACEASADSVESPLEGVDVNREHWTPPADVVRGAIETRAVRTAAVSPAHAASVLEAPEPPDGDRTLVAAPIRYRDTVYGVLVVYVRGDVTDEEESMLEEIAERVGHGINAAESKQLLQGDAAIELEFDHDDTRDLLVDLSLEFETAVRLDGTTLTDEGVVSCYVAIETVDPSAVLSAVAPLDVLVNARTVAEEDEETLFEFRLTGASVVVTLVELGATIESLTADNGVGTMVVHVPPKADLRALTDAVQSSYPDVSVVAKREVEDAVQSTASFRRQLEEKLTARQQEVIEAALASGYFEWPRGSTAEEVADSLGIAAPTFHEHLRSGERKLIEAFVSESSGTEPSGTESARTESRRAESSRRPDAGDRVDDE; encoded by the coding sequence ATGTCTGCCGACGGAGCGCCAGACGATCCCGCAGGGGAGCCGACAGCGTCGGCCGACGCGCCCGTCGTCCTCGTCGTCGACGACGACAGAGACTTGGCCGACACCTGTGAGTATTGGCTGCGCGAAGACTACGAGGTGCGCGTGGCCTACGGCGGCGACGCGGCGCTCGATCTGATCGACGAGGGGGTCGACATCGTCCTCCTCGATAGACGGATGCCGGATCGATCCGGCGACGAGGTCCTCGCCGAGATCGACGCGCGGGGACTCGACTGTCGCGTCGCGATGATGACCGCGGTCGAACCCGACACCGACATCGTCGAGATGCCGTTCGACGAGTACCTCGTCAAACCGGTCGACCAAGCGAGCGTCAGAGACACCATCGAGGAGCTACTGGTCCGCTCGGAGTTCGACGACCGCGTGCGGGAGTACTTCGCGCTCGCGTCGACGGAAGCGGTGCTCGACGACCGCGACAGCGGCGAGCTCGGTGATCCCGACGCGCTCGACGAGTTGACAGCGCGCGTTCGCGAACTCAGAGACGAGCGCGAATCGGAGATCAGAACCCGCGAGCGACAGCTGTCCAGAATCAGGCAGATAAACGGATTCCTCCGCGAGATCGACCGATCGCTGGTCGACGCGACGACCCGCGAGGACATCGTCCGGACGGTGTGTAACTCGTTCGGCGGTTCCCCGTACGACGGAGTATGGATCGCCCGGTACAACACCGTCGTCGACACCGTCGCGTGCGAGGCGAGCGCCGACTCGGTCGAGTCGCCGCTCGAAGGGGTCGACGTGAACCGAGAGCACTGGACGCCGCCGGCAGACGTGGTTCGAGGCGCTATCGAGACCCGGGCGGTCCGGACCGCAGCGGTCTCCCCAGCGCACGCCGCGAGCGTGTTGGAAGCGCCGGAGCCCCCCGACGGCGACAGGACCCTCGTCGCCGCGCCGATCCGCTACCGAGACACCGTCTACGGCGTGTTGGTGGTCTACGTCCGCGGCGACGTGACCGACGAGGAGGAGTCGATGCTCGAAGAGATCGCCGAGCGCGTCGGCCACGGCATCAACGCCGCGGAGTCCAAGCAGTTACTGCAGGGCGACGCGGCGATCGAACTGGAGTTCGATCACGACGACACGCGCGACCTGCTCGTCGACCTCTCGCTGGAATTCGAGACGGCGGTCCGCCTCGACGGGACGACGCTCACCGACGAGGGCGTCGTCTCCTGTTACGTCGCGATCGAAACGGTCGACCCGTCGGCGGTGCTCTCGGCGGTGGCACCCCTCGACGTGCTCGTGAACGCACGCACCGTCGCCGAGGAGGACGAGGAGACGCTGTTCGAGTTCCGGTTGACCGGCGCGTCCGTCGTCGTCACCCTCGTCGAACTGGGCGCGACGATCGAGTCGCTCACCGCCGACAACGGCGTCGGAACGATGGTCGTCCACGTGCCGCCGAAGGCGGACCTCAGAGCGCTCACCGACGCGGTTCAGTCGTCGTATCCGGACGTTTCGGTGGTCGCAAAGCGGGAAGTCGAAGACGCGGTACAGTCGACGGCGTCCTTTCGCCGCCAGTTAGAAGAGAAGCTCACCGCCCGCCAACAAGAGGTGATCGAAGCGGCGCTCGCCTCGGGCTACTTCGAGTGGCCGCGGGGGAGCACGGCCGAGGAAGTGGCCGACTCCCTCGGCATCGCGGCACCGACCTTCCACGAGCACCTGCGTTCGGGCGAGCGGAAACTCATCGAGGCGTTCGTGTCGGAATCGTCGGGAACTGAACCGTCCGGAACCGAGTCGGCGAGAACCGAGTCGAGGAGGGCGGAATCGTCGAGGCGTCCCGACGCTGGGGACCGCGTCGACGACGAGTAA
- a CDS encoding DUF7563 family protein produces the protein MPECQNCGSFVSRDYVRVFAPENVENARVCPHCEDMIREGAAVRDARSRRVSSL, from the coding sequence GTGCCTGAGTGCCAAAATTGCGGCTCGTTCGTCTCTCGTGATTACGTTCGCGTGTTCGCCCCCGAGAACGTCGAGAACGCGCGTGTCTGTCCCCACTGCGAGGATATGATTCGCGAGGGCGCGGCCGTCCGCGACGCCCGATCGCGACGCGTTTCGTCGCTGTAG
- a CDS encoding DNA mismatch repair protein produces the protein MRLEDYWGVGPKTSEKLREALGVERAIEAIESADIRALADAGIPRGRAVRILRRANGAAGIDTLGTRDTRDVYDELLTLASEHALTAHAADRIRVLTPLSDAGERSDRLDRVDAARDAWTELTEEEREAVRSAFESYDDAGGTDRAAVETALSLRAVGLRGGTFDALDDLDDESLERAASALGTVGEDGTVAPGADEELDRLRERRDAVAEMESSALDVLESVRERGVRSFEEFRAAFVEYVASETDVRRGRVEAAVADDARDEADFVSTSLRSLLSEFDAEVEEREAAVADELRDSIESAREDVSVAVDAVSEIAFELSLGRFATAHDLRRPRLVEDGLAVSRARNLTLSGDVQPVTYAVGTHDVDGDPSPPSGDRVAVLTGANSGGKTTLLETLAQVVVLASMGLPVPAERADVGQFDTVVFHRRHASFNAGVLESTLKSIVPPLSTGDRTLMLVDEFEAITEPGRAADLLNGLVDLTVDRDALGVYVTHLADDLSPLPAEARIDGIFAEGLTEDLSLQVDYQPRFGTVGKSTPEFIVSRLVANARDRAERRGFEALAFAVGEEAVQRTLSDAQWFEK, from the coding sequence ATGCGACTGGAGGATTACTGGGGTGTCGGCCCGAAGACGAGCGAGAAACTCCGGGAAGCCCTCGGCGTCGAACGCGCGATCGAGGCCATCGAGAGCGCCGACATCAGGGCTCTCGCGGACGCCGGAATCCCCCGCGGACGGGCCGTTCGGATTCTCCGGCGGGCGAACGGTGCGGCGGGGATCGACACGCTCGGGACCCGAGACACCCGCGACGTGTACGACGAGTTACTCACGCTGGCGAGCGAGCACGCCCTCACGGCGCACGCCGCAGACCGTATTCGCGTGCTGACCCCGCTCTCTGACGCCGGTGAACGATCGGACCGACTCGACCGCGTTGACGCCGCCCGCGACGCGTGGACGGAACTCACCGAGGAGGAGCGTGAGGCGGTTCGGTCGGCCTTCGAGTCGTACGACGACGCCGGCGGAACCGATCGCGCGGCGGTCGAGACGGCGCTGTCGCTCCGCGCGGTCGGCCTGCGCGGCGGGACGTTCGACGCGCTCGACGACCTCGACGACGAGTCGTTAGAACGGGCTGCGAGCGCGCTGGGGACCGTCGGCGAGGACGGGACCGTCGCGCCCGGTGCCGACGAGGAGTTGGACCGGTTGCGCGAGCGCCGCGACGCCGTCGCCGAGATGGAGTCGAGCGCGCTCGACGTCCTCGAATCCGTCCGAGAGCGCGGCGTCCGCAGTTTCGAGGAGTTCCGCGCGGCATTCGTCGAGTACGTCGCGAGCGAGACTGACGTCCGCCGCGGGCGCGTCGAAGCCGCCGTGGCCGACGACGCCCGCGACGAGGCGGACTTCGTGTCGACCTCGCTGCGGTCGCTCCTCTCGGAGTTCGACGCCGAGGTCGAAGAACGCGAGGCCGCCGTCGCCGACGAGCTCAGAGACTCGATCGAATCCGCTCGCGAGGACGTCTCCGTCGCCGTCGATGCGGTCTCGGAGATCGCCTTCGAGCTCTCCTTGGGGAGATTTGCGACCGCGCACGACCTCCGACGGCCGCGGCTCGTCGAGGACGGCCTCGCGGTGTCGCGAGCGCGAAACCTCACGCTGTCTGGTGACGTCCAACCGGTGACCTATGCGGTCGGGACGCACGACGTCGACGGCGATCCGAGCCCGCCGTCAGGTGACCGCGTCGCGGTGCTCACCGGGGCGAACTCCGGCGGGAAGACGACGCTCCTCGAGACCCTCGCACAGGTCGTCGTCCTCGCGTCGATGGGGCTGCCCGTCCCCGCCGAGCGCGCTGACGTCGGCCAGTTCGACACGGTGGTCTTTCACCGCCGACACGCGAGCTTCAACGCCGGCGTGCTGGAGTCGACGCTGAAATCGATCGTGCCGCCGCTCTCGACGGGCGACAGAACGCTGATGCTCGTCGACGAGTTCGAGGCGATCACCGAACCCGGGCGGGCGGCGGACCTGCTGAACGGGCTCGTCGACCTGACGGTCGATCGCGACGCTCTCGGCGTGTACGTGACCCATCTCGCCGACGACCTCAGTCCGCTCCCCGCGGAGGCGCGCATCGACGGCATCTTCGCCGAGGGTCTGACGGAAGACCTGTCGCTACAGGTCGACTACCAGCCGCGGTTCGGCACCGTCGGCAAGTCGACGCCGGAGTTCATCGTCTCTCGACTCGTCGCGAACGCCCGCGACCGCGCGGAGCGACGCGGCTTCGAGGCGCTGGCGTTCGCCGTGGGCGAGGAGGCGGTACAGCGAACGCTCTCGGACGCGCAGTGGTTCGAGAAGTGA